A stretch of Ficedula albicollis isolate OC2 unplaced genomic scaffold, FicAlb1.5 N00429, whole genome shotgun sequence DNA encodes these proteins:
- the LOC107604381 gene encoding avidin-like, with translation MVRATPFLLVLFLALGAHGKKCNLTGDWKNDLGSNMTIYEVKENGDLTGTYLTSVSGGGGEIIPPPLLGSQHLPDQLNQPTFGFTVHWSTTDTISVFTGQCFVDNEGKEILKTMWLWRSHDNRLEDDWNATV, from the exons ATGGTGCGAGCAACTCCCTTCCTCCTCGTGCTCTTCCTGGCCCTGGGGGCTCACGGTAAAAAG TGCAACCTGACAGGAGATTGGAAGAATGACCTGGGCTCCAACATGACCATTtatgaagtaaaagaaaatggtGATTTAACCGGCACCTACCTGACATCtgtgtc ggggggggggggggagatcATTCCTCCACCACTGCTGGGGTCTCAGCACCTCCCAGATCAGCTGAACCAGCCCACCTTTGGCTTCACTGTCCACTGG TCTACCACAGATACCATCAGTGTTTTCACGGGCCAGTGCTTTGTGGATAATGAAGGAAAGGAGATTTTGAAGACCATGTGGCTGTGGAGGTCACACGACAACAGACTCGAAGATGACTGGAACGCCACTGTGTGA